A DNA window from Luteolibacter luteus contains the following coding sequences:
- a CDS encoding class I SAM-dependent methyltransferase, with protein MALDSQQQRSAAQFDRQAGNYGKQHILADTRDVAALLELIPDDEKHGRALDIATGGGHTALALAQAGYVPCIGDLAPAMLENARKMIEAEGFAVESVLFPAESIPFPDASFRIVSCRVAPHHFSDVAGFIQESYRVLEPGGYFMVIDGSLHDDDPETAEWLHQVEKLRDPSHGRLLDRATWVRLAEEAGFTVIQAELQPMLQPDLEWYFSAAATSEENRTQVRKLIATASPHVREAMQIETGEKVSWTWQRVSLLARKVV; from the coding sequence ATGGCCTTGGATTCCCAACAACAGCGATCCGCCGCGCAATTCGACCGGCAGGCGGGAAACTATGGCAAGCAGCACATCCTGGCGGACACGCGAGACGTGGCGGCGCTGCTGGAACTCATCCCCGATGACGAGAAGCACGGTCGCGCGCTGGATATCGCAACCGGCGGCGGGCACACCGCTCTGGCGCTAGCGCAAGCGGGCTATGTGCCGTGCATCGGCGACCTGGCCCCTGCGATGCTGGAGAACGCTCGGAAGATGATCGAGGCGGAGGGCTTCGCGGTGGAGTCCGTGCTTTTCCCTGCCGAGAGCATTCCTTTCCCCGATGCTTCCTTCCGCATCGTGAGTTGCCGCGTGGCACCGCATCATTTCAGCGACGTGGCGGGGTTTATCCAGGAGAGCTACCGGGTGCTGGAGCCAGGTGGCTATTTCATGGTGATCGATGGAAGCCTGCACGATGACGATCCCGAGACGGCGGAGTGGCTGCATCAGGTGGAGAAGCTGCGCGATCCGTCCCACGGTCGTCTGTTAGACCGGGCGACGTGGGTGAGGCTGGCAGAGGAGGCAGGCTTTACGGTGATCCAGGCGGAACTGCAGCCGATGTTGCAGCCGGATCTGGAGTGGTATTTCAGCGCCGCGGCGACTTCTGAAGAGAACCGGACGCAGGTGAGGAAGCTGATTGCCACGGCGAGCCCGCATGTGCGCGAGGCGATGCAGATCGAAACAGGCGAGAAGGTGAGCTGGACTTGGCAGCGGGTGAGCCTGCTGGCGAGAAAGGTCGTCTAG
- the cls gene encoding cardiolipin synthase: protein MTAELSLAPESSPLSRFGRVKGYFAKRKKRYLSAFVVLAHTAGALTSIEAIMETRTSQGAIAWALSLNLFPYGAVPAYWVFGHSELQGYVVARRSSAADFQYVSDKLRNALTERELRSEIEKPMGKMLEKLAGLSFTRGNEAELLIDGEATFNSIFEAIDAAQSYVLVQFYIVKDDELGRKLKDKLIAKTTTGVKVYFLYDEIGSLSLGSGYVRELRDAGVQIHAFSTSRRDGRKFQLNFRNHRKIVVVDGKTGFTGGFNVGNEYVSQHATLGAWRDTHLRIRGPGAAMLQVPFGEDWYWATGTVLNELSWTPSASESGADVSALCLPTGPADKMESCALFFLSAINSAERRIWIASPYFVPDEQIISALQLAALRGVDVRLLIPEQPDNKLVYFSAYSYLKDVQGTDIKIYRYNQGFMHQKVVLMDDDFSSVGSANFDNRSFRLNFEITMAIKNRDFAGKVATMLEEDFKRSRLMTQEELDQKPFHFRLASRVSRLLAPLQ, encoded by the coding sequence ATGACCGCAGAACTATCCCTCGCTCCGGAGTCTTCCCCGCTTTCACGGTTCGGTCGCGTGAAGGGCTACTTCGCGAAACGGAAAAAGCGCTATCTCTCGGCCTTCGTCGTTTTGGCCCATACGGCGGGTGCCTTGACCTCAATCGAGGCGATCATGGAAACGCGGACCTCCCAAGGAGCGATCGCCTGGGCTCTCTCACTGAATCTTTTCCCCTATGGCGCGGTGCCTGCGTATTGGGTCTTCGGCCACAGCGAACTCCAGGGATACGTGGTGGCCCGGCGCTCAAGCGCGGCGGACTTCCAGTATGTCTCGGACAAGCTGAGAAACGCGCTGACAGAACGTGAGCTGCGCTCCGAGATCGAGAAGCCGATGGGCAAGATGCTGGAGAAGCTGGCGGGGCTTTCCTTCACCCGCGGCAACGAGGCCGAGCTGCTGATCGATGGCGAGGCGACCTTCAACTCGATCTTCGAGGCGATCGATGCGGCGCAGTCGTACGTGCTGGTGCAGTTCTACATCGTGAAGGATGACGAACTCGGGAGGAAGCTGAAGGACAAGCTGATCGCGAAGACGACGACTGGCGTGAAGGTCTATTTCCTCTACGATGAAATCGGCAGCCTCTCGCTGGGAAGCGGGTACGTCCGTGAGCTGCGGGACGCAGGCGTGCAGATCCATGCCTTCAGCACCAGCAGGCGCGATGGGAGGAAATTCCAGCTCAACTTCCGGAACCACCGCAAAATCGTGGTGGTGGATGGGAAGACTGGCTTCACGGGCGGCTTCAACGTGGGAAATGAATACGTGAGCCAGCATGCGACGCTGGGGGCTTGGCGGGATACCCATCTCCGCATCCGCGGCCCGGGGGCGGCGATGCTGCAGGTGCCTTTCGGAGAGGATTGGTATTGGGCAACGGGGACCGTGCTGAACGAGCTGTCATGGACGCCGAGCGCCTCCGAATCCGGCGCGGATGTGAGTGCCCTCTGCCTGCCGACCGGACCGGCGGACAAGATGGAAAGCTGTGCGCTCTTCTTCCTCTCCGCGATCAATAGCGCGGAACGGCGGATCTGGATCGCGAGTCCCTATTTCGTCCCGGACGAGCAGATCATTTCCGCGCTACAACTGGCGGCCTTGAGGGGAGTGGATGTGCGGCTGCTGATCCCGGAGCAACCGGACAACAAGCTGGTGTACTTTTCAGCCTATTCCTACCTGAAGGACGTACAGGGAACGGACATCAAGATCTACCGCTACAACCAAGGCTTCATGCACCAGAAGGTGGTGCTGATGGACGATGATTTCTCCAGTGTGGGTTCCGCCAATTTCGACAACCGTTCCTTCCGCCTGAACTTCGAGATCACGATGGCGATCAAGAACCGCGATTTCGCAGGAAAGGTAGCGACGATGCTGGAGGAAGACTTCAAGCGGAGCCGGCTGATGACCCAGGAGGAACTGGATCAAAAGCCTTTCCACTTCCGCTTGGCCTCGCGTGTTTCCCGTCTGCTGGCACCGCTTCAATGA
- a CDS encoding VOC family protein, translating into MKVEKVKYVLWAADWQRCLRFYRELFGGVVSFESEVWSEIVIAGATIGVHGGGEGKRTWTGLSFQLDDLREGIRRLAECGGALTSEPNDTPEDPLHLAMCIDPEGNEFMMTQRRH; encoded by the coding sequence ATGAAGGTCGAAAAAGTCAAATATGTCCTCTGGGCCGCCGATTGGCAGCGCTGTCTCCGCTTTTATCGCGAGCTCTTTGGCGGCGTGGTCAGCTTCGAGTCCGAAGTCTGGAGCGAAATCGTCATCGCCGGCGCGACGATCGGTGTTCATGGCGGCGGGGAGGGGAAGCGCACCTGGACCGGCCTTTCCTTCCAGCTCGACGATCTGCGGGAAGGGATCCGCCGCCTGGCGGAGTGTGGTGGTGCCCTGACCAGCGAGCCCAATGATACCCCGGAGGACCCGCTGCACCTCGCCATGTGCATCGATCCCGAGGGGAACGAGTTCATGATGACCCAGCGCAGGCACTAA
- a CDS encoding tryptophan halogenase family protein encodes MVSLPDPDPSSSASPEIRSVLVLGGGSAGLLAALTLKRMHPSLAVTVVHSSEIGTIGVGEGTTAVFPAHLFETLGISKEEFYTEAQPTWKQGIRFLWGPRDEFFYDFEFQYDQQFQGLPKPTGYYARMECTDLSQACALMQRNKAFTTGPLGKPVIKGQYAFHIENHRLVTCLETIARRNGVEFADDTLDRTMAADGQVTALHFKSGEIRTADLYIDASGFRAELIGKALEEPFNSFSGSLFCDRAVIGGWERTDEPIAPYTTAETMDHGWCWQIEHETFINRGYVYSSQFVSDADAEAELLAKNPKISTTPRIVKFRSGRYERNWVGNVVAVGNASGFVEPLEATALAQIIYESRWLAESLRRTAGKPDDAMRASYNRIVGIAWDEIRDFLAFHYKFNTRLETPFWKHCRENTSLGNYEDLYRLYRELGPNPALLAQALPARPNIYGVEGFLAMLVGMQVHYDRLHLASGGEMDTFNRHRQGIAAKAKNGLSVREALDAIRRPSWQWT; translated from the coding sequence ATGGTCTCTCTCCCCGATCCGGACCCATCGTCATCGGCCTCGCCTGAAATCCGCAGCGTCCTTGTGCTCGGTGGCGGCAGTGCCGGTCTTCTCGCCGCGCTCACCTTGAAGCGCATGCATCCATCTCTCGCGGTCACCGTCGTCCACAGCTCGGAGATCGGCACGATCGGAGTGGGGGAGGGGACCACCGCGGTCTTTCCCGCGCATCTCTTCGAGACCCTCGGGATCTCGAAGGAGGAATTCTACACCGAGGCACAGCCCACATGGAAGCAGGGCATCCGCTTCCTCTGGGGCCCGCGGGATGAATTCTTCTACGACTTCGAATTCCAGTATGACCAGCAGTTCCAAGGTCTTCCGAAGCCCACCGGCTACTATGCCCGCATGGAGTGCACGGATCTTTCCCAAGCCTGCGCGCTCATGCAGCGGAACAAGGCCTTCACCACCGGCCCCTTGGGCAAGCCGGTGATCAAGGGCCAGTACGCCTTCCACATCGAGAATCACCGCCTCGTCACTTGCCTCGAAACCATTGCACGCCGGAATGGCGTCGAGTTCGCCGATGACACGCTCGACCGCACCATGGCGGCCGATGGTCAGGTCACTGCACTGCATTTCAAAAGCGGCGAGATCCGCACGGCGGACCTCTACATTGATGCCTCAGGCTTCCGCGCCGAGCTCATCGGGAAGGCGCTGGAAGAACCCTTCAACAGCTTCTCCGGCAGCCTGTTCTGCGATCGCGCCGTGATCGGAGGTTGGGAGCGCACGGATGAGCCCATCGCACCCTACACCACGGCCGAGACCATGGATCATGGCTGGTGCTGGCAGATCGAGCACGAGACCTTTATCAATCGCGGCTATGTCTACAGCAGCCAGTTCGTCTCGGATGCAGATGCCGAAGCGGAGTTGCTTGCGAAGAATCCGAAGATCTCCACCACGCCGCGCATCGTGAAATTCCGCAGCGGCCGCTACGAACGGAACTGGGTCGGGAATGTCGTCGCGGTGGGAAATGCTTCCGGCTTCGTCGAACCCTTGGAAGCCACCGCGCTCGCCCAGATCATCTACGAGTCCCGCTGGCTCGCGGAATCGCTGCGCCGTACCGCGGGTAAGCCGGATGACGCCATGCGCGCCTCCTACAATCGCATCGTCGGCATCGCCTGGGATGAGATCCGCGATTTCCTGGCCTTCCACTACAAGTTCAATACCCGCCTCGAAACTCCCTTCTGGAAGCACTGCCGGGAGAACACCAGCCTGGGCAACTACGAAGACCTCTACCGCCTCTACCGCGAACTGGGGCCGAACCCCGCCCTCCTTGCCCAGGCCCTTCCCGCACGCCCGAATATCTACGGGGTGGAAGGCTTCCTCGCCATGCTGGTCGGCATGCAGGTCCACTACGACCGCCTGCACCTCGCCAGCGGTGGAGAGATGGACACCTTCAACAGGCACCGGCAGGGCATCGCCGCAAAGGCGAAGAACGGCCTCAGCGTCCGTGAGGCTCTTGATGCGATCCGCCGTCCCTCCTGGCAATGGACCTGA